A genomic segment from Opitutales bacterium encodes:
- a CDS encoding DUF3365 domain-containing protein, with product MKLGTKIILAAVTGIVFTAAVAILIQYRATIQQGEENIQGLFKSMMDDAHKTIEAYSQLNDDEAFDIEKLIAEAEQANNYRDTTLFRTIPVVAAWQSLSEGADAEGVEFRVVREKPRNIDNLPNAREREILNTLEASGEDFFEYDKSSGVLTYASPIYLTADCLSCHGDPNNSSSGDGKDPLGFPMENWRTGQFAGAFILKGDDSTMQAAVSDKIFDMILAIIPIALLSAFGVFLIVRFQVVRPLTRTISDLDRISGEAEGAASEISDASQSLAEGASEQAASLEETSASLEELSSQTKQNAESSERARTLVEETIKAADSGNEGMQNMLGAMDDIKKSSNEISQIIKTIDEIAFQTNILALNAAVEAARAGEAGAGFSVVAEEVRNLAQRSAAAASDTAQLIEESVMKSEKGSVICSDVSTSIADILSRINDIASVARDVDHSSSEQATGIAELNTAVFEMDKITQANASFSEQTASAAAQFGTQAEVLRQNIQTLAGMVGSTTLKENVNQSDEGQKPPIPIQPETEDPVLKEVSESDFTSSVVTPKQEKTQELKSPKLTETDADGDDDWSDFK from the coding sequence ATGAAACTTGGAACTAAAATCATATTGGCAGCGGTCACTGGAATTGTGTTCACCGCTGCTGTCGCCATCCTCATACAATACAGAGCCACCATCCAGCAAGGAGAGGAAAACATTCAAGGCTTATTTAAGTCTATGATGGACGATGCACACAAGACCATTGAGGCCTACTCTCAGTTGAACGATGATGAAGCGTTTGATATCGAAAAGCTCATAGCGGAGGCTGAGCAGGCGAACAACTACCGCGACACGACGCTCTTTCGAACGATTCCAGTGGTTGCGGCCTGGCAGTCCTTAAGTGAGGGCGCAGATGCTGAAGGGGTCGAGTTTAGAGTAGTCCGCGAAAAGCCACGCAATATTGATAATTTGCCCAATGCTCGGGAGCGTGAGATTTTAAATACCCTAGAGGCGAGCGGTGAGGATTTCTTTGAATACGATAAAAGCTCGGGTGTGCTTACCTATGCATCTCCAATCTATCTCACAGCTGATTGTTTGTCCTGCCATGGAGACCCCAACAATAGCTCCTCTGGAGACGGTAAAGATCCGCTAGGATTCCCAATGGAGAATTGGCGCACCGGCCAGTTTGCCGGAGCATTTATTCTCAAAGGCGATGACTCGACAATGCAGGCCGCTGTTAGTGACAAAATATTTGATATGATTCTTGCCATCATCCCCATCGCGTTGCTCTCAGCTTTCGGAGTATTCCTTATCGTTCGCTTTCAGGTTGTCCGCCCACTGACACGCACCATCAGTGATTTAGATCGAATAAGTGGAGAAGCTGAGGGTGCCGCCAGTGAGATCTCCGACGCTTCACAAAGCCTGGCTGAAGGCGCGAGTGAACAGGCGGCTTCGCTCGAGGAAACGAGCGCTTCTCTTGAGGAACTATCTAGTCAAACCAAACAAAATGCAGAAAGCTCTGAGCGCGCACGTACCCTGGTAGAAGAGACGATCAAGGCCGCCGATTCAGGAAATGAAGGGATGCAGAATATGTTGGGTGCGATGGACGACATAAAGAAGTCTAGCAATGAGATTTCACAAATCATCAAGACAATCGACGAGATCGCATTCCAAACCAATATACTCGCCTTGAATGCAGCCGTTGAGGCTGCGCGTGCGGGCGAGGCAGGCGCTGGATTTTCTGTAGTCGCCGAAGAGGTGCGAAACTTAGCACAGCGGTCCGCAGCGGCTGCGAGCGATACGGCTCAACTCATCGAAGAGTCAGTCATGAAAAGCGAAAAAGGCTCGGTCATCTGTAGCGATGTATCTACGAGTATCGCGGATATTCTCTCACGGATAAACGATATCGCTTCTGTCGCTCGTGACGTAGATCACTCGTCTAGTGAGCAAGCCACGGGAATTGCAGAGCTGAATACAGCGGTGTTTGAGATGGATAAAATCACTCAAGCCAATGCCTCCTTCTCGGAACAGACTGCGAGTGCTGCAGCCCAATTCGGCACTCAAGCAGAAGTGCTCCGCCAAAATATTCAAACTCTCGCCGGGATGGTCGGTAGCACTACTTTGAAAGAAAATGTAAATCAGTCAGATGAGGGTCAAAAACCGCCCATACCCATTCAACCTGAAACTGAAGATCCCGTATTAAAAGAAGTTAGTGAATCCGATTTTACGTCCTCAGTAGTTACGCCAAAGCAAGAGAAAACACAGGAACTGAAAAGCCCAAAATTGACAGAGACAGATGCTGATGGAGACGACGATTGGAGCGACTTTAAATGA